The bacterium genome segment CGGCCCCGGAACTCATCCAGGGCCGCCCGGAGGCTCTGCACCGTCGCCATCCCGGCGCGCAGGCCGTGCACGCGCAGCACGATGCCTCGCACGCGCGCATCCCCGGCGATGCGTTCCAGTCGCTCCCGCAGCGCCTCCAGGCTCTCATCCGGGCGCTGCAGCGGCCGCATCAGCATCCGCTGCGCCAGGGGCCGAGGCGTGGGGTTGCGTTCGGGGTACGACCCCGTCAGCTCAACAACCACATAGTCCAGCGGCGGGCCGGGTAGGCGGGCCAGGGCATTGAAGAGGAAGAGCAGGCCGTTGCGTATCAGATCCAGAATCCAGGTCATAGGACTATTCTATCCACCGACGGCGATGACGCCTAGCGGGAAGATAGGTACCCCGACTGGAGCAGGATGATGCTGACCGACGCTGAACGCCGCACCCTGCGCGCGCTGTGCGACGCCATGGTGCCGGCCCTCGCCGGGGCCGAAGACCCCCACGGATTCCTGGCGCGTCGCGGATCAGACCTCGGCCTGCCGGCGCTGATCGAGGAAGGACTGGCCGAAGCGCCGGAGCACCTGCGCGCGCAGTTTCGGCAACTCCTCAGGGTGATGGGAAGCCGTGCCGCGAACCTGATGCTGGCCGCCAGGCCACGGGGCGTGGCAGAGATGTCTGCCTCCGCGGCAGAGGCCTATCTCAGGTCGTGGGGCACCAGCCGTCTGCCGCTTCGGCGCGCGGCCTTCCAGGCCCTCAAGCAGGTCATCACCTTCCTGTTCTACGCCTCTCATCCGCTCGGAGAATCCAACCCCAACTGGCCCACCCTCGGGTTTTCCGGCCATCCTCACGTGTCGCCGGGCGCGGCCCCGCGCATCACGCCGTTGGCCGTAACCTCGGATGTCAACCTGGACACCGATGTCTGCGTAATTGGATCGGGCGCCGGCGGAAGCGTGGCCGCGGCCGAGCTGAGCCGGGCAGGTCGCCGGGTGCTGATCGTCGAGCGCGGAGGGTACTACGACCAGGGCGACTACAACGGTGACGAGTACGAGATGCTCCGGCGGCTCTCGCTGGGCAAAGGGTTGTTCGGCACCGCTGACAACGCCTTCGGGCTGCTCGCGGCGACGTGCCTGGGCGGCAGCACAGTTGTCAACTGGTGCACGAGCCTGCGGCCTCCAGGCGACGTGCTTGAAGAGTGGGAGCGCGAGCACGGGATTGACGGCGCCTCGGGCACTGAGTTCCACGCGGCGATAGACGCCGTGGAGCGTCGGTTGAACGTGAACACCCTGGAGAGCAACCACAATCCCAACAACCAGGTCCTGGCGGACGGCGCCCGGGCACTGGGATACCGTCTCGAGACGATCCCGCGCAACGTGCGGGGGTGCGATGACTGCGGCCCGTGCGTGTACGGCTGCGCGCGGGGCGCCAAGCAGGACGCGCTCGTCACACACATCAGGGATGCCTGCGAGGCAGGTGCCCGGGTGCTGGTCCGCTGCCGCGCGGAGCGCGTACTCGCCCGCTCCGGCGAGGTGACCGGGGTAGAGGCGGTCGCGACCGATCCAGCGTCTGGGAGGCAGCACCGCGTAACGATCCGCTGCAGGACCGTGGTGGTGGCCGGCGGCGCCATCTTCTCACCGGCGCTACTGCTGCGCTCAGGGCTCGGCAACGCGATGGTGGGCCGCGGGCTTCGGCTGCATCCGGTGACCGCCTGCCTGGGCGTCTACCCTCATCCGATCAGGATCTGGTCCGGAGCCGCCCAAACGGCCACCTGTACCGAGTTCACCAGGGTACGCGGGATGCACGGGTTCTGGATCGAGGCATCCCCTGGTCATCCCGGGCTGTCGGCGATGGCCCTACCCTGGGTCGGCGGGGAAGAGCACAAGCGTCAGATGGCGCGCCTGGAGCACACCGCCGCGCTGATCGTGCTCGTGCGCGACAGCGGCAGCGGCAGAGTTGACCTCACCCCCGACGGAAATCCCCTGGTGCGCTACGCGCTGAACGCGCAGGACAGGTCGCTGATGCTGCGGGGGCTGGAAGAGATGGGCAAGATCCACATGGCCGCCGGCGCACTGGAGGTGTCCAGCCTGCACACGCGGGGCGTGCGCGTGCGCAGGGACGAACCCGGCGCCGCGGCCCGCTTCGCTGATGGAGTCCGGCGCGAGGGAATCCGTCCGAACGCGCTCGCGCTGTTCAGCGCGCACCTAATGGGCGGCCTGCCGATGGGTGCGGATCCGCGCCGCGCGGCCGTGGATCCCTCAGGAGGACTTTACGGAGTGCGCAACCTGTTCGCGGCCGACGCGAGCCTCTTTCCCTCCGCGCCCGGCGTGAACCCGATGATTGCCATCATGGCGATGGCCTACCGTGTGGCGCAGCGGATCGCATCCGCCGGATAGCGCGCCGGGCCGGCCGCGGCCGTACCTGGTCAGCCGTAGCCCAGCTCGGCCAGCCGCTCCTCGTCGAACCCGAAGTAGTGCGCGATTTCGTGCACGACCGTGCGCCGGATCTCCTCGCGGATCTCGTCCTCGGTATCGCACTCTTCCTCGAGCGGCCCCTGGAAGATGGTGATAACGTCGGGCAGGGTGTAGGGCAGCATGGGACTCCGATCGGGAAGCGGCGTGCCGTGGTAGAGACCGAACAGCACGTCGTCCGGCTCCATCCCGGCGTCGGCGAGATGCTCCTCGGTCGGCCAGTCGTCCACCGTGACCTCGATGTTGTCCAGGGCGCCGCGCAGATCCGGGGGAATGCCGCGCAGGGCGTCGGCCACGAGTTGCTCGAATCGCTTCCGGCTGATGCGGATCATTTCGGTTCCCAGCATATCATGTGCATGTGCTTGACCACCCTCCCACGATTCGGATATGATTGTACGGTACTGTTGTACGGTACCGTTACGTTTGCCGTACTATCGGGGTGACTATGACAACCCGCGCAGGACGTCTGGAAGTCCGACTCCCTGATGCCACGCGCCGGCTGCTGCGCGAGGAGGCGCGCCGCCGCGGCTTCTCGGTGTCCGAACTGGTGCGGCAGGGCATCGAGATGGTCATCCGCGAGGACCGCGCAGCCCGTCTCAAGGCCGCCGCGACACTGTTCGCCGTCGGGGCACCGGTCGCCGATTGGGAAACCATGGAGGACGAGATCGAGCGCGCGCACGGGGCGGACAACCGGTGAGCCCCGTATTCCTGGATACCAACGTGCCCATGTATGCCGCCGGCACCGACCACCCCCTCCGCAGCCCGTGTCAGCGGGTGGTGCGGGCGGCCGCCGAAGGCACGCTGGACGCCGTCACCGACGCCGAGGTGTTCCAGGAGATTCTCTACCGGTACTGGGCAATCGGGCAGCGGCAGGCAGGCCTGGCGGTCTTCGACAGCTTCCACCGCATCATGCTCGGCAAGATCCTCCCGGTCGAGCAGGCCGACATCGAGCAGGCCCGAGCCCTGCTCGCGCAGCACGCCGCGCTCAGCCCGCGGGACGCCATCCATCTGGCCGTAATGGTCACGCGGGGAATCCGCGAGATCATCAGCGCCGATCTGGATTTCGACGCCGTCCCCGGCGTGCGGCGCATTGACCCCGCGACGTTCGGATGATACCCCGGGCATATTGCGGCCGGCGCCGGTGTTATATCACAATGTGTGTTGATCTCCTCAGCCAAGAGGGTTCCCGGAGGTTTGCTCTGTAATGCCGATCTATGAGTACGTGTGCAACCAGTGTGGCCAAAGGTTCGAACGGCTCGTCTGGAGCAGCACGCCCGCGGACGAGATCGTGTGTCCGTCCTGCGGTGAGAGCAACGCGCGTAAGGTGATGTCCACCTTCGGCGTCGGTCGCTCGGCCGGCGGCGGCAGCGCGATCGGTTCGTCCTGCCCGGTGGCCACGCCGGGGTGCGACACAGGCGGCGGCTGACGGCTGCGGTAGGGCGGCCGGGCGCCGCCTACGGTTCGATCCACCCCCTGGTGCGCTCCACGGCGCGCTTCCACCCGCGCAGCGCCGACTCGCGGCGGTCTTCGTCCCAGGTCGGCTCGAACGTCCGCTCCGCCTTCCAGAGGGCGCGCAGTTCTTCAGTGGATGTAAACGCGCCCGCGGCAAGGCCCGCGGCGTAGGCCGCCCCGAGCGCCGTCGTCTCGCGCACCGCGGGACGCACCACCGGCACGCCCAGGATGTCCGCCTGGAGCTGCATGAGCAGGTCGTTGCCGGTCGCCCCGCCGTCCACCTTCAGCACGCTCACCGCATGCCCGCTGTCCGCGACCATCGCGTCGAGCACCTCGCGACTCTGGAAGCAGATCGCCTCCAGCGTCGCGCGCACCAGGTGCGCCTTCGTCACGAAGCGCGTCAGCCCGACGATCGCGCCGCGCGCGCTCATGTCCCAGTGCGGCGCGAATAGGCCGGAGAACGCCGGAACGAAGTAGATCCCGCCGGCGTCTGGAACCTGCGCCGCGATCGCCTCGGTCTCAGCAGCGCTTGAGATCAGGCCCAGGTTGTCGCGCAGCCACTGGACCGCCGCACCGGTGATCGCCACCGATCCCTCCAGCGCGTAGGCCCGTCCGCCCGCCCGGGCCGCGCCCAAATCGTACGCGGCGGTGCCGAGCAGCCCGCGCGTGCTGCGCACCGGCGCCGCGCCCGCGTGCTGGAGCAGGAACGAGCCGGTCCCGTAGGTGTTCTTGGCCTCGCCGGGCGCGAAGCACGCCTGTCCAACCAGCGCGGCCTGTTGATCGCCCAGGTCGCCGCACACCGGGATCACCTCGCCGAACGGCCCATCGGCAAGTGTGCGGCCGTAGGGCTCGGCCGCGGCAGAGGGCCGGATCGCGGCCAGGACGCCATCGGGGATACCGAAGCGGCCCAGGAGCACCGGATCCCAACTCAGATCGTCGAGGCCGCACAATAGCGTGCGAGAGGCGTTGGTGGGATCGGTCACGTGCGCGCCTCCCAACGGGCCGCCGGTCAGGTTCCAGATCACCCAGGTATCAACCGTACCGAGGCGGAGATGCCCTGCCGCGGCCAGATCCCGCGCCTCGGGCACGTTCGCCATCAGCCATCGGATCTTCGTCGCCGAGAAGTACGTGCTGATGGGCAGCCCGGTGCGGGCACGCACGTCGTCATCCCACCCGGCAGCGATCAGCGCTCGGCAGTCGGGCTCTGTCCGGGTGTCCTGCCAGACGATCGCGTTGTGGACAGGACGGCCGGTGCGCGCGTCCCATGCAACCACTGTCTCGCGCTGGTTCGTGATCCCCACCGCCAGGATACGCCCGCGCGGCGCTGCGGCGACCGCCTCGCGCACCACCTCCTGCGTGCGCGCCCATATCTCCAGCGCATCGTGCTCTACCCAGCCGGGCTGCGGATAGATCTGCCGGTGCTCTCTATAGGCTGCGGCGACCGCGCAACCGCTCAGGTTGAAGAGGATGCAGCGTGTGCCGGTGGTACCCTGATCAACCGCGGCAAGGTACTCGTTCATCTCTCGCTCCTGTGCACGAGCTTCCTCACCCACCTGGCGTGGCCCAGGTGGAAGTTGCTGTGCCCGACGACCGCCCAGTAGAGGAGCCACGCCCTGGACTTCCCTTTCCACAGATCAACCAGCCTGGTTGCGTTCGGCCTGAAAGCGCCCCCGGAGGCGGCCTGGTCCACCCTGAGGGGGTCCACGACGCCGTCCAGCGCCTCGGGCGCGAGGCCCCCCACGGTCTCCCGCGTCCGCCGGCCGACCGCGGTGCGGTACTGACGGAGACCGGACAGGTCCACTGCGTCGCTGAACTCACCGACCTCGTCAGGAGTCATCCCGGTGCCGACGTCCCGCTCGGCCACGTTGAGACGCGGGTAGAAGCCGCCCTCGAACAGCACCTGCGGGCGGCCTGCCAGGACGACACTGACGGTCACGTCTTCGATCCGGGTGATGTGCCAGAGCAGCCAGGCAATCGAGTTGAACCCGTGCGGCCTGATCCGAAGCTGCTCATCGCTCAACCCTCGCACCGCGAACACCTCGAGGGACATCCCGCCCTCGCCATCCGCCACCTCCGGCAGATGTACGAGCGCGTGTTCCCGCAGAAAGAACTGCAGCGCGTCCATGACTTCCCCCTTGAGGCGCCAGCCGGCCCCGCCTCCTTGACTCATACCGGCTGGGCGGGGAATTCTCCTGTATCGGGCGCGGTTGAGTAGTAGAGAACCCGGAGGTGGGGCAGCGTGAAGATCGTGCGCTTGGCACTGCTCCTTGCAATGATCACCGTGCTGATGGCGTCTCCGACCGCGACGACGCAGGAAGCACCGGTTGGGATCCGGTACTTCGGGCAATCGTTCTTCCTGATCACATCCGGAGCTCTGCGCATCGCGATTGACCCCTTCGGCGACATCGGATATCCCTTTCCCCCGGTTGAAGGCGACGTGGTGCTGGTCACGCACGAGCACCGGGATCACAACAATGTCGGCCTGGTAGGCGGCGCGCGCAGGATCCTGCGCGGGCTCACCGAGGGTGGGCGGGACTGGGTTAAGATCTACGAACGCATCGAAGGGACGCTCTTCTACACCGTGCCCTCGTTCCACGACGACGTGTTCGGGGCTGCCCGTGGCCTGAACGCGATCTTCGTTATCGAGACGGGTGGCTTCCGAGTCGCACACCTCGGCGATCTTGGGCAGCCTTTCCTGAGCGAAGGGGTGCTGCGCGCGATAGGGCGGGTGGACATCCTGATGATTCCGGTCGGGGGGGCGCCGTTCACGATCGGAGCGCGCGAGGCCACACACGTCGTGGAGCAGATCAGGCCCAGGATTGTCATCCCGATGCACTACAGGACCGCGGTCAGGCCCGACTGGCCCGGGACGGATGAGCGGCCGTTCCTGGAAGGGAAACCGAACGTCCGGCGGCTGGGTAGTAACATGCTGACCGTCGCGCACGACCAGCTTCCGGCCACGACGCAGATCGTGGTAATGAACTGGCGCTAGCCGCCGGGAGTCCGGCCAGCACCACCCCGGATCGCGCTGCCCCACGCCGCTGACCGCACCCTGGATGCCGGACTCCCATGAGGAATCCGGTCATCCACCGATGCCGCAGGACTTCCCCAGTCCGTACATTGAATGGTAGAAGCAGCCAACCGAACGAACCGAACGGGAGACAGCCGCATGGCGCAGAAGAAGGCGGGCGCGATCAGGATTGACGAGGCCTGGTGCAAGCGGTGTGATATCTGCATCGCGTTCTGCCCGCGGGACGTCCTGGCGGCAGGTGACGGCGGGATTCCCCGGGTCGTCAATCTCCCGGCGTGCACGCTCTGCATGCTCTGCGTGTTGCGGTGCCCCGACTTCGCGGTCGAGGTCATCGAGGACAAGGAGGTCGCATAAGGCGATGTCGCAGCCGCGACTCATGCAGGGTAACGAAGCCTGCGTGGAAGGGGCACTGGAGGCGGGGCTGCAGTTCTTCGCCGGGTATCCGATCACGCCGTCCACCGAGATCGCCGAGTTGCTGGCCGACCGACTGCCCCGGGTCGGAGGCTTCTTCATCCAGATGGAGGACGAGATCGCGAGCATGGCCGCGGTGATCGGCGCGTCGCTGGCAGGGATGCGGGCGATGACGGCCACTTCGGGGCCCGGCTTTTCGCTCAAGCAGGAGAACCTGGGCTACGCGGCCATCACCGAAACGCCCTGCGTGGTGGTGAACGTCCAGCGGGTGGGTCCCTCCACCGGGATGCCGACCTCACCGGCGCAGGGCGACGTGATGCAGGCCCGTTGGGGAACCCACGGCGACCACCCCGTGGTGGTGCTTACACCCTCGTCCGTCCTGGAAACGTACACGCTCACCGCGAAGGCCTTCGCGATCGCCGACGAGCTGCGCGTACCTGTGATCCTGCTTACCGACGAGATCACAGGCCACATGCGTGAGCGGGTGTTGCTCCCCGATCCTGGGACCATTCCGAGATCCCGGCGCCCCCGGGCGGGCCAGGCGCCCCCGGACATCCCACCCATGGAGCACTTCGGGGAAGGTCGCAGGGTGATGGTTACCGGGCTGTACCACGATTCCACCGGCTTCTGGACCGAGAGTCGAGAGGAAGCCGACCGGCTGGTAAGGCGGCTGGCCGGCAAGGTGGAGAGCCGGCGGGAGCAGTTGACCATGGTTGACCGCTGGCATCTGGACGACGCGCAGGTCGTGGTGGTGGCTTACGGATGCGTGGCCCGTTCGGCCCAACGGGCAGTGCACCTGGCCCGCGAGCGGGGCCACCGCGTGGGCATGCTGCGTCTCTCATGCCTATGGCCCTTCCCCCGCCACGAGATCGAGGCGATCGCCGAACGGGTGGACCGCATCGTAGTCCCCGAGATGAACCTCGGCCAGATGGTGGGCGAGGTGGAACGGGCCGCCTGCGGCCGCTGCAAAGTGATCGGGTACAACCGCGTGGACACAGAACTCATCCGGCCCGAGGAACTGCTCCCTGTGCTGGAGGGGGTGTAGAGTTGGAGGAGATGCGCTTCCTGCGCCGCGAGAACCTACCGCACATCTGGTGCGTAGGTTGCGGCCACGGGATCGTCCTGGGCGCGGTCGCCCGGGCCATGGAGAAGGCCGGCGTGGACCAAGACCGCACGGTGGTGGTCTCCGGCATCGGCTGCTCGTCCCGTGCGGTGGGATACCTGAGCATGGATGCCCTGCACACAACCCACGGCCGTGCCCTGGCTTTTGCCACCGGTATCAAGCTGGCCCGCCCCGACCTACGGGTGGTGGTGCTGGCCGGAGACGGCGATCTCGCCGCCATCGGCGGCAACCATCTGATCCACGCCGCCCGGCGCAACATCGGGATCACCACCGTGTGCTTCAACAACGGTATCTACGGTATGACGAGCGGCCAGTACTCGCCGCTGACTCCGGCGGGCTATCGCACGACCACCTCACCCTTCGGGCACCTCGAGCGCGACTTTGACCTGTGCCGTCTCGTGCAGGCCGCCGGGGCCACATACGTCGCCCGCAGCACGGCCTATCACGTGCACCAGACCATCACCTACATAACGCGCGCCCTGAACCACGACGGGTTCTCCTTCGTGGAGGTGTTCTCGCCGTGCCCGACCTACTTCGGGCGGTTCAACCGCATGGCCGATCCCGTCAAGATGATGCAGTGGCTGCACGATGGCACGGTGCAGGCAGGGCAGGCCGCCAGGATGACCCCGGAAGAACTACGAGGCCGCGTGGTCATCGGCGAGTTCCACCGGACCCAAGAGGTGCCCGAGTACGCCCGAT includes the following:
- a CDS encoding 4Fe-4S dicluster domain-containing protein translates to MAQKKAGAIRIDEAWCKRCDICIAFCPRDVLAAGDGGIPRVVNLPACTLCMLCVLRCPDFAVEVIEDKEVA
- a CDS encoding 2-oxoacid:acceptor oxidoreductase subunit alpha encodes the protein MSQPRLMQGNEACVEGALEAGLQFFAGYPITPSTEIAELLADRLPRVGGFFIQMEDEIASMAAVIGASLAGMRAMTATSGPGFSLKQENLGYAAITETPCVVVNVQRVGPSTGMPTSPAQGDVMQARWGTHGDHPVVVLTPSSVLETYTLTAKAFAIADELRVPVILLTDEITGHMRERVLLPDPGTIPRSRRPRAGQAPPDIPPMEHFGEGRRVMVTGLYHDSTGFWTESREEADRLVRRLAGKVESRREQLTMVDRWHLDDAQVVVVAYGCVARSAQRAVHLARERGHRVGMLRLSCLWPFPRHEIEAIAERVDRIVVPEMNLGQMVGEVERAACGRCKVIGYNRVDTELIRPEELLPVLEGV
- a CDS encoding MBL fold metallo-hydrolase, encoding MKIVRLALLLAMITVLMASPTATTQEAPVGIRYFGQSFFLITSGALRIAIDPFGDIGYPFPPVEGDVVLVTHEHRDHNNVGLVGGARRILRGLTEGGRDWVKIYERIEGTLFYTVPSFHDDVFGAARGLNAIFVIETGGFRVAHLGDLGQPFLSEGVLRAIGRVDILMIPVGGAPFTIGAREATHVVEQIRPRIVIPMHYRTAVRPDWPGTDERPFLEGKPNVRRLGSNMLTVAHDQLPATTQIVVMNWR
- a CDS encoding type II toxin-antitoxin system VapC family toxin; the protein is MSPVFLDTNVPMYAAGTDHPLRSPCQRVVRAAAEGTLDAVTDAEVFQEILYRYWAIGQRQAGLAVFDSFHRIMLGKILPVEQADIEQARALLAQHAALSPRDAIHLAVMVTRGIREIISADLDFDAVPGVRRIDPATFG
- a CDS encoding GMC family oxidoreductase codes for the protein MLTDAERRTLRALCDAMVPALAGAEDPHGFLARRGSDLGLPALIEEGLAEAPEHLRAQFRQLLRVMGSRAANLMLAARPRGVAEMSASAAEAYLRSWGTSRLPLRRAAFQALKQVITFLFYASHPLGESNPNWPTLGFSGHPHVSPGAAPRITPLAVTSDVNLDTDVCVIGSGAGGSVAAAELSRAGRRVLIVERGGYYDQGDYNGDEYEMLRRLSLGKGLFGTADNAFGLLAATCLGGSTVVNWCTSLRPPGDVLEEWEREHGIDGASGTEFHAAIDAVERRLNVNTLESNHNPNNQVLADGARALGYRLETIPRNVRGCDDCGPCVYGCARGAKQDALVTHIRDACEAGARVLVRCRAERVLARSGEVTGVEAVATDPASGRQHRVTIRCRTVVVAGGAIFSPALLLRSGLGNAMVGRGLRLHPVTACLGVYPHPIRIWSGAAQTATCTEFTRVRGMHGFWIEASPGHPGLSAMALPWVGGEEHKRQMARLEHTAALIVLVRDSGSGRVDLTPDGNPLVRYALNAQDRSLMLRGLEEMGKIHMAAGALEVSSLHTRGVRVRRDEPGAAARFADGVRREGIRPNALALFSAHLMGGLPMGADPRRAAVDPSGGLYGVRNLFAADASLFPSAPGVNPMIAIMAMAYRVAQRIASAG
- the glpK gene encoding glycerol kinase GlpK; amino-acid sequence: MNEYLAAVDQGTTGTRCILFNLSGCAVAAAYREHRQIYPQPGWVEHDALEIWARTQEVVREAVAAAPRGRILAVGITNQRETVVAWDARTGRPVHNAIVWQDTRTEPDCRALIAAGWDDDVRARTGLPISTYFSATKIRWLMANVPEARDLAAAGHLRLGTVDTWVIWNLTGGPLGGAHVTDPTNASRTLLCGLDDLSWDPVLLGRFGIPDGVLAAIRPSAAAEPYGRTLADGPFGEVIPVCGDLGDQQAALVGQACFAPGEAKNTYGTGSFLLQHAGAAPVRSTRGLLGTAAYDLGAARAGGRAYALEGSVAITGAAVQWLRDNLGLISSAAETEAIAAQVPDAGGIYFVPAFSGLFAPHWDMSARGAIVGLTRFVTKAHLVRATLEAICFQSREVLDAMVADSGHAVSVLKVDGGATGNDLLMQLQADILGVPVVRPAVRETTALGAAYAAGLAAGAFTSTEELRALWKAERTFEPTWDEDRRESALRGWKRAVERTRGWIEP
- a CDS encoding ribbon-helix-helix protein, CopG family — translated: MTTRAGRLEVRLPDATRRLLREEARRRGFSVSELVRQGIEMVIREDRAARLKAAATLFAVGAPVADWETMEDEIERAHGADNR
- a CDS encoding DinB family protein, coding for MDALQFFLREHALVHLPEVADGEGGMSLEVFAVRGLSDEQLRIRPHGFNSIAWLLWHITRIEDVTVSVVLAGRPQVLFEGGFYPRLNVAERDVGTGMTPDEVGEFSDAVDLSGLRQYRTAVGRRTRETVGGLAPEALDGVVDPLRVDQAASGGAFRPNATRLVDLWKGKSRAWLLYWAVVGHSNFHLGHARWVRKLVHRSER
- a CDS encoding metallopeptidase family protein — protein: MIRISRKRFEQLVADALRGIPPDLRGALDNIEVTVDDWPTEEHLADAGMEPDDVLFGLYHGTPLPDRSPMLPYTLPDVITIFQGPLEEECDTEDEIREEIRRTVVHEIAHYFGFDEERLAELGYG
- a CDS encoding 2-oxoacid:ferredoxin oxidoreductase subunit beta, with translation MRFLRRENLPHIWCVGCGHGIVLGAVARAMEKAGVDQDRTVVVSGIGCSSRAVGYLSMDALHTTHGRALAFATGIKLARPDLRVVVLAGDGDLAAIGGNHLIHAARRNIGITTVCFNNGIYGMTSGQYSPLTPAGYRTTTSPFGHLERDFDLCRLVQAAGATYVARSTAYHVHQTITYITRALNHDGFSFVEVFSPCPTYFGRFNRMADPVKMMQWLHDGTVQAGQAARMTPEELRGRVVIGEFHRTQEVPEYARSYREMIARLAEGGDHGAG
- a CDS encoding zinc ribbon domain-containing protein: MPIYEYVCNQCGQRFERLVWSSTPADEIVCPSCGESNARKVMSTFGVGRSAGGGSAIGSSCPVATPGCDTGGG